A single genomic interval of Planktothrix sp. FACHB-1365 harbors:
- a CDS encoding DUF3370 domain-containing protein: protein MKDQILHRIIPILIVSLSAMGGAVGGILFRQTVIVERFPTLLPRLPFANALPPLEIIADNEVRPLPGKLDEVLMFNSNSPEWIKQEGILLSTFPGGWRGDPEAHLEYRLTGEFEVFAHHFTHTPPDLKTLYLGLIVHNPDAEPVTVEVSSAASYLLEPDAPFKEKPALSDNTKGEIYSGPGIRAVDDVLREKRQSEFPETLELGPGESQMLMNLPIPVQGLDRPVNGRSTLMRLKVRGQTDDSAPASIYMASLAQFAKMHPDGKERAPTLEEWQQLLDNGTLAQPRDQIPTPPEQTGGQLIYSRVAGVQEGAKWEADLVDEGKDFLTIPDRGKGISFPISTVRAGTLGTKQVQAAPLIVRYPDTAYESHGNYGVHYDLHLPLLNTTDETQRVTISLETPFKEETLSKKGLIFRQPPLNFPFFRGTIRLRYEDEQGKTVIKYLHLWHRRGQIVDPLVKLKLNPKSSRFVRVDFRYPPDTTPPQVLTVKTLN from the coding sequence ATGAAAGATCAAATTTTACATCGGATAATTCCTATTTTAATTGTTAGCCTGTCTGCAATGGGCGGCGCGGTCGGAGGAATTTTATTTCGTCAAACGGTCATTGTTGAACGTTTCCCTACCCTTCTGCCTCGGTTGCCCTTTGCCAATGCCTTACCGCCACTCGAAATTATTGCTGACAACGAAGTCCGTCCCTTACCGGGAAAACTGGATGAGGTGTTAATGTTTAATAGCAATAGTCCAGAATGGATTAAACAGGAAGGGATTTTACTCTCAACCTTTCCGGGGGGATGGCGTGGTGATCCTGAAGCTCATTTAGAATATCGTTTAACTGGAGAATTTGAAGTTTTTGCTCATCATTTTACCCACACTCCTCCTGATTTAAAAACCTTGTATTTGGGGTTAATCGTTCATAATCCTGATGCTGAACCTGTTACGGTTGAAGTATCATCAGCCGCAAGTTATTTATTAGAGCCAGATGCTCCTTTTAAAGAAAAGCCTGCCCTCAGTGATAATACCAAAGGTGAGATTTATTCCGGGCCAGGAATTCGGGCCGTTGATGATGTTTTAAGGGAAAAGCGCCAATCTGAATTTCCTGAAACCTTAGAACTTGGCCCTGGTGAAAGCCAAATGTTAATGAATTTACCCATCCCAGTCCAGGGGTTAGACCGTCCGGTGAATGGACGTTCTACGTTGATGCGCTTGAAAGTCCGGGGCCAAACCGATGATTCCGCCCCGGCTTCCATTTATATGGCTAGTTTAGCCCAATTTGCGAAGATGCACCCTGATGGCAAGGAACGGGCGCCAACCTTAGAAGAATGGCAACAGTTACTTGATAATGGCACTTTAGCACAACCCCGCGATCAAATACCTACTCCTCCAGAACAAACGGGAGGTCAGTTAATTTATAGTCGGGTTGCTGGAGTTCAGGAAGGGGCAAAATGGGAAGCAGATTTAGTCGATGAGGGTAAAGATTTTCTGACCATTCCTGATAGAGGAAAGGGAATTTCTTTCCCCATTAGTACAGTGCGGGCGGGAACTTTAGGAACAAAACAAGTGCAAGCTGCGCCGTTAATTGTACGTTATCCTGATACGGCTTATGAATCTCATGGCAATTATGGCGTACATTATGATTTACATTTACCGTTATTAAATACAACCGATGAAACTCAAAGGGTAACGATTAGTTTAGAAACCCCTTTTAAAGAAGAAACCTTATCCAAAAAAGGCTTAATTTTTCGACAACCGCCTTTGAATTTTCCCTTTTTTCGAGGAACAATTCGGTTAAGATATGAAGATGAACAAGGAAAAACGGTGATCAAATATCTGCATTTATGGCATCGTCGAGGACAAATTGTTGACCCGTTAGTTAAATTAAAATTAAATCCGAAATCCTCTCGCTTTGTCCGGGTTGATTTTCGTTATCCTCCCGATACGACACCCCCCCAAGTTTTAACCGTAAAAACCTTAAATTAA
- a CDS encoding type I restriction-modification system subunit M, whose product MITGELKSKVDKLWTTFWNNGISNPLSVIEQISYLLFIKRLDDLQLAQEKKIKRLGGTLENPTFTSENNHYRWSVFKNQNSDDMLVTVRDSAFPFIKTIGKEGGTYAQHMKDAVFLIANPALLANVVGQIDQIFELLNQQASQSQDKTYIDLQGDLYEYMLSKLTTAGTNGQFRTPRHIIKMIVELMNPSAHEVICDPACGTGGFLVAVAEYLRQQKDREGNSILHNPVNQKHFNQEMFHGFDFDATMLRIGSMNMMLHGIEDPKIEARDSLAEEHSEVSEAFTLILANPPFKGSLEANTIAKDLTKIINTKKTELLFAALFLRLLKKGGRGAVIVPDGVLFGSSNAHKTLRQTLVENHKLDGVISMPSGVFKPYAGVSTAVLMFTKTGVGGTDAVWFYDMEADGLSLDDKRQPVEENDIPDIIAKWRDRNLNKDIDRSSKAFFVAKEEIVKNGYDLSINRYKEVEYGEVSYESPAVILGQLKLIEGEIMADLEVLEEMLGIV is encoded by the coding sequence ATGATTACAGGCGAATTAAAATCCAAAGTTGATAAATTGTGGACAACTTTTTGGAATAATGGCATTAGTAACCCCCTATCGGTGATTGAACAAATATCCTATTTACTGTTTATTAAACGCCTAGATGACCTACAATTAGCCCAAGAGAAGAAGATCAAACGCTTAGGGGGAACATTAGAAAATCCCACTTTTACCTCAGAAAATAATCATTATCGTTGGTCTGTATTTAAAAATCAAAACTCTGATGATATGTTAGTTACGGTCAGGGATTCTGCTTTTCCCTTTATCAAAACTATCGGTAAGGAAGGGGGAACTTATGCTCAACACATGAAGGATGCTGTATTTTTAATTGCTAACCCTGCTTTATTAGCAAATGTAGTCGGACAAATTGACCAAATCTTTGAATTACTCAATCAACAAGCTAGTCAATCTCAAGATAAAACCTATATCGATTTACAGGGGGATCTTTATGAATATATGTTATCAAAACTCACCACCGCCGGAACAAATGGACAGTTTCGCACCCCTCGCCATATTATTAAAATGATCGTCGAATTAATGAATCCTAGCGCCCATGAGGTAATCTGTGATCCCGCTTGTGGGACGGGGGGCTTTTTGGTGGCGGTGGCAGAATATTTGCGTCAACAAAAAGATAGGGAGGGTAATTCTATTTTGCATAATCCTGTTAATCAGAAGCACTTTAATCAGGAGATGTTTCACGGTTTTGATTTTGATGCGACCATGTTACGAATTGGCAGTATGAATATGATGTTACATGGCATTGAAGACCCGAAAATTGAGGCGAGGGATTCCTTAGCAGAGGAGCATTCAGAAGTATCGGAAGCTTTTACTTTAATCTTAGCAAATCCGCCTTTTAAGGGATCGTTAGAAGCGAATACAATTGCTAAGGATTTAACCAAAATTATTAATACTAAAAAAACCGAATTATTGTTTGCGGCGTTGTTTTTGCGGTTATTAAAAAAAGGCGGGAGAGGGGCGGTAATTGTGCCGGATGGGGTGTTATTTGGTTCGTCTAATGCCCATAAAACCCTGCGTCAAACCCTGGTAGAAAACCATAAGTTAGATGGGGTGATTTCCATGCCTTCGGGGGTTTTTAAGCCTTATGCTGGAGTTTCTACGGCGGTGCTGATGTTTACTAAAACGGGGGTAGGGGGTACGGATGCAGTTTGGTTTTATGATATGGAAGCGGATGGTTTATCGTTGGATGATAAGCGTCAACCTGTGGAAGAAAATGATATTCCTGATATTATTGCTAAGTGGCGCGATCGCAATCTAAACAAAGACATTGACCGCAGCAGTAAGGCTTTTTTTGTGGCGAAGGAGGAAATTGTTAAAAATGGTTATGATTTATCGATCAATCGTTATAAGGAGGTAGAATATGGGGAAGTTAGTTATGAGTCTCCGGCGGTGATTTTAGGTCAGTTAAAGTTAATTGAAGGGGAGATTATGGCGGATTTGGAGGTGTTAGAGGAAATGTTAGGTATAGTATAG
- a CDS encoding DUF433 domain-containing protein, whose translation MNNLLIKRITIDPNICHGKPCIRGLRYPVEFILELLSSGMTTEEILIDYEDLELDDILASLSFATK comes from the coding sequence ATGAATAATTTATTAATAAAACGTATTACTATAGATCCTAATATCTGTCATGGTAAGCCTTGTATTCGAGGTTTAAGGTATCCTGTGGAATTTATTTTAGAGTTACTCAGTTCAGGAATGACTACAGAGGAAATTTTAATAGATTATGAGGATTTGGAATTAGATGATATTTTAGCTTCGTTATCTTTTGCTACAAAATAA
- a CDS encoding restriction endonuclease subunit S — protein MESKINYVSLNEICTIQTGKKDANYGDKGGEYPFFTCADKPILSPTYSFDGESIILPGNGANVGMVFYHVGKFEAYQRTYVLNNIKCNSRYLFHHLSAYWKKFNLSKQFGSATNYIRMQNFLDYTIPLPPIASQRRIADILDKADEIIRKRKEAIALTEQLQKSIFLDMFGDPVINPKGWEVKRLEDVTTKITDGVHAKPEYTATGIPFISVKDITTGELLFDNCKFISEESHFKYTRRYKPEYGDILYTKVGATYGRPALVNVQKEFSIYVSVALLKPNREIIKSEFLKEVMATSAVKSQADKSIKGIGVPDLHLNMIKNFLIPVPSISIQDEFIKKFKKINQQKIKLELHLQESENLFNSLLQKAFKGEL, from the coding sequence ATGGAATCTAAAATAAATTATGTTTCTCTTAATGAAATATGTACTATTCAAACAGGTAAAAAAGATGCTAATTATGGAGACAAAGGGGGAGAATACCCTTTTTTTACTTGTGCTGATAAACCTATTTTGAGTCCAACATATTCATTTGATGGGGAGTCAATAATTCTTCCGGGTAATGGGGCTAATGTTGGAATGGTTTTTTATCATGTTGGTAAATTTGAAGCATATCAAAGAACTTACGTTTTAAATAACATTAAATGTAATTCAAGATATTTATTTCATCATCTATCTGCTTATTGGAAAAAATTTAATTTATCGAAGCAATTCGGTTCAGCAACTAATTATATTAGGATGCAAAATTTTTTAGATTATACAATCCCCTTACCCCCGATCGCATCTCAACGTAGAATAGCGGATATATTGGATAAAGCAGACGAAATTATCAGGAAAAGAAAAGAAGCGATCGCTCTTACCGAACAACTGCAAAAATCCATCTTTCTCGATATGTTCGGCGATCCTGTTATTAATCCTAAAGGTTGGGAGGTTAAAAGACTAGAAGACGTTACGACAAAAATCACTGATGGAGTTCATGCAAAACCTGAATACACAGCAACGGGTATTCCCTTTATTTCAGTAAAAGATATTACAACAGGAGAATTACTTTTTGATAATTGTAAATTTATTAGTGAAGAATCTCATTTTAAATATACAAGGAGATATAAACCTGAATATGGAGATATTCTTTATACTAAAGTAGGAGCAACTTATGGAAGACCAGCTTTAGTTAATGTTCAAAAAGAATTTTCAATATATGTTAGTGTTGCTTTATTAAAACCTAATCGAGAGATTATAAAATCAGAATTTTTGAAAGAAGTTATGGCAACCTCTGCGGTTAAATCCCAAGCAGATAAATCTATCAAAGGAATTGGAGTTCCAGACTTACATTTGAATATGATAAAAAATTTTTTAATCCCTGTCCCAAGTATATCTATTCAAGATGAATTTATAAAAAAATTCAAAAAAATTAATCAACAAAAAATCAAACTTGAACTTCATCTACAAGAATCAGAAAATTTATTTAACTCTTTATTGCAAAAAGCATTCAAAGGGGAATTATAG
- a CDS encoding putative toxin-antitoxin system toxin component, PIN family, translating to MNKLKIVFDCNVVISAFLFKNSYPRLALEKAKKYHIILVSDSIIQELETVIKRNKFDRYISMKIREELLKDLIVVAEQINPNELITDCRDPKDNKYLELAVSGKAQYIITGDKDLLILNPFREIKILQPDEFLSIT from the coding sequence ATGAATAAACTTAAAATTGTTTTTGATTGCAATGTTGTAATCAGTGCTTTTTTGTTTAAAAATAGTTATCCTCGTTTGGCATTAGAAAAAGCTAAAAAGTATCATATAATTTTAGTTTCAGACTCTATAATTCAAGAACTAGAAACAGTGATCAAGAGAAATAAATTTGATCGCTATATTTCTATGAAAATCAGAGAAGAATTATTAAAAGACTTGATAGTAGTAGCTGAACAAATAAACCCTAATGAACTCATTACAGATTGTCGAGATCCGAAAGATAATAAGTATTTAGAATTAGCAGTAAGCGGTAAAGCTCAATATATCATCACGGGTGACAAAGACTTATTAATATTAAACCCTTTCCGAGAAATTAAGATTCTTCAACCCGATGAATTTTTATCTATCACCTAA